One segment of Panicum virgatum strain AP13 chromosome 3K, P.virgatum_v5, whole genome shotgun sequence DNA contains the following:
- the LOC120699606 gene encoding putative disease resistance protein RGA1, with translation MLSILCCDKISFSHKPQDGCCFKLQKLRIDRQALLSVEPLRGLRHTKELQIGDDYAMDSLPEEWLLQNAASLHSIEMGVAEALRSLPSVMEKLGSLQSLHIERAPLIQSLPQLPASLFKLVIWGCNTTFLKRYESGGEDWGKIAHIAAVDIKAYSEGTYYGDDQSQDFINSNSSHQFVVID, from the exons ATGCTGTCAATCCTATGCTGTGATAAGATCAGTTTTTCACACAAGCCACAGGATGGCTGCTGCTTTAAGCTACAGAAGCTCAGAATTGACCGTCAAGCTCTGTTATCGGTGGAGCCACTAAGGGGCCTCAGACATACCAAAGAGCTACAAATCGGTGATGATTATGCAATGGATTCTTTGCCCGAAGAATGGTTGCTCCAGAATGCTGCTTCTCTCCATTCCATTGAAATGGGAGTTGCTGAGGCTCTGCGCTCCCTGCCATCTGTGATGGAAAAGCTTGGATCGCTACAGAGTTTGCATATAGAAAGAGCCCCTCTGATTCAGTCACTCCCTCAACTCCCTGCCTCACTCTTTAAGCTGGTAATCTGGGGCTGTAACACAACGTTTCTGAAGCGTTATGAATCAGGTGGTGAAGACTGGGGCAAAATTGCCCACATTGCAGCTGTGGATATCAAGGCCTACTCTGAAG GGACTTACTACGGTGATGATCAGAGTCAAGATTTCATCAATAGCAACAGCAGTCATCAATTCGTCGTGATAGACTGA